Proteins from a genomic interval of Clostridium sp. M62/1:
- a CDS encoding response regulator transcription factor, with protein sequence MGKVSVLIRRKENVFQILIVEDDKELSQLFQKVLEKNGYQVKSASDGAQALEVLVKEYIDLIISDIMMPVMDGYELVSELRSAGYQIPVLMITAKGSFDDMRQGFLSGSDDYMVKPVNVNEMVLRVGALLRRAQILNEHKIVIGSTEFDYDAMTVTTDKESLVLPKKEFLLLYKLAASPGRIFTKQQLMDEVWGYETEADPHTIEVHIGRIRERLKDNPDFEIVTMRGIGYKVVKK encoded by the coding sequence ATGGGCAAGGTATCTGTTTTAATAAGGAGGAAGGAAAACGTGTTTCAAATATTGATTGTAGAAGATGATAAAGAATTAAGCCAGCTATTCCAAAAAGTGCTTGAGAAGAATGGATATCAAGTCAAAAGTGCATCGGATGGAGCACAGGCATTAGAAGTATTGGTTAAGGAATATATTGATCTGATCATTTCTGATATTATGATGCCGGTTATGGATGGTTATGAACTGGTGTCGGAACTCCGTTCAGCAGGATATCAGATACCTGTACTTATGATCACTGCGAAAGGTTCCTTTGATGATATGCGCCAGGGATTTCTTTCGGGAAGTGACGATTATATGGTAAAACCGGTAAATGTGAATGAAATGGTTTTAAGAGTCGGAGCACTGCTTCGCCGTGCACAGATACTGAATGAACACAAAATTGTGATCGGTTCAACAGAGTTTGATTATGATGCAATGACGGTTACAACTGATAAGGAAAGTCTTGTTTTGCCTAAAAAAGAATTCCTGCTTTTATATAAGCTTGCAGCTTCGCCAGGCAGAATATTTACAAAACAACAGTTGATGGATGAAGTATGGGGATACGAGACGGAGGCAGACCCACATACGATAGAGGTACATATAGGAAGAATCAGGGAGCGTTTGAAAGATAACCCTGATTTTGAAATCGTAACAATGCGTGGAATTGGATACAAGGTGGTGAAAAAATAA
- a CDS encoding phospholipase D family protein — translation MKKHKICKILLVILAIFLCVAFYELLGICVAYKKQPEVSNTTKKETKNGSWNECSENTERAVIIEKNPEALLQRVRLIKNAKKEIILSTFAFQSDESGKLILGALHDAADRGVHIRLLVDGMESWIDMEGNPYFYGLSSHENVEIKLYNKANPLKPWKMMGRMHDKYLIADGKRYILGGRNTYNYFLGDFPGHKNYDRDVLVVCDEPEKENSVNQLLEYFETIWEQEDSDYFHDNKKLANRKSVKNAVLELQNGYQKYFEENKERICDTDYTDETFETEKIALVSNPIHTGSKEPVVWYQLGELMKNAKNRVKIHTPYIICNDMMYNTWEEIAENVSDFSIMTNSVANNGNPFGAADYAKNRNRILSTGINIWEYEGGYSYHGKSILIDDDLSVIGSFNMDMRSAYLDTELMLVIRSKDINKQLEEGMMEYERVSRQVLEDGTYRDPYHVEPIELTKKRQRKIFLVQHLLGWARYLF, via the coding sequence ATGAAAAAGCATAAAATATGTAAAATCCTTCTTGTTATACTGGCAATTTTTTTATGTGTGGCTTTTTATGAATTGCTCGGAATCTGCGTTGCATATAAAAAGCAGCCGGAAGTGTCCAATACAACCAAAAAAGAAACAAAAAATGGGTCATGGAACGAATGCAGTGAAAATACAGAACGGGCAGTAATCATAGAAAAGAATCCAGAAGCGCTTTTACAAAGAGTGCGTTTGATCAAGAATGCAAAAAAGGAAATTATTCTTTCTACTTTTGCATTTCAATCCGATGAAAGTGGAAAATTGATCTTAGGAGCACTGCATGATGCGGCAGACAGAGGTGTACATATTCGTCTGTTAGTAGATGGAATGGAGAGCTGGATTGATATGGAAGGAAATCCGTATTTCTATGGATTATCTTCCCATGAGAATGTTGAAATTAAACTGTATAATAAGGCCAATCCGTTGAAACCGTGGAAAATGATGGGTAGAATGCATGATAAATATTTGATTGCAGATGGAAAGAGATATATTCTTGGGGGAAGAAATACATACAATTATTTCCTGGGTGATTTTCCGGGACATAAGAACTATGACAGAGACGTGTTAGTGGTTTGCGATGAACCTGAGAAAGAAAATTCAGTTAACCAGTTGTTAGAGTATTTTGAAACGATATGGGAACAAGAAGACAGTGATTATTTTCATGACAATAAAAAACTGGCAAATAGAAAATCTGTAAAGAACGCAGTTTTAGAGCTGCAGAACGGCTATCAGAAATATTTTGAAGAGAATAAGGAAAGAATCTGCGATACCGATTACACGGACGAAACTTTTGAGACAGAAAAGATTGCATTAGTGTCAAATCCTATTCACACAGGTTCCAAAGAACCAGTAGTGTGGTATCAGTTGGGAGAATTGATGAAAAATGCAAAAAATCGTGTGAAGATCCACACGCCATATATTATCTGTAATGATATGATGTATAACACATGGGAGGAGATTGCAGAGAACGTTTCAGATTTTTCTATCATGACAAATTCAGTTGCGAATAATGGGAATCCATTTGGGGCTGCCGATTATGCGAAAAACAGAAATAGAATCTTAAGTACAGGAATTAATATCTGGGAATATGAAGGCGGTTATTCATACCACGGAAAAAGTATTCTGATTGACGATGATCTGTCTGTAATCGGTTCCTTTAATATGGACATGAGAAGTGCATATCTGGATACGGAACTGATGCTTGTAATTCGCAGTAAAGATATTAATAAACAGTTGGAAGAGGGCATGATGGAATATGAAAGAGTGTCCCGCCAGGTATTGGAAGATGGAACCTATCGTGATCCATATCATGTAGAGCCAATCGAATTAACAAAGAAACGTCAGAGAAAAATATTTTTGGTACAGCATCTGCTTGGATGGGCAAGGTATCTGTTTTAA
- the cls gene encoding cardiolipin synthase, translating to MKQDTLEGKAKTKNGVKRLCFSIVCILLEVVFIITIVTRLNEYAEIINLFTRILSGILVLGLYASDKTSSMKMPWVILILIFPIMGVGLYLLIGLNGGTHKMRERYAEIDSKLLPMLSDNQECLNRINETIPKAGNIASYIQRNSQYPIYQNTDIVYFDEAVKGLEAQLKDLEKAQKFIFMEYHAIEDAEAWHKIQDVLEERVKAGVEVRVFYDDMGSIGFINTDFVKKMEAIGIHCRVFNPFMPGLNLFLNNRDHRKITVIDGKVGFTGGYNLANEYFNYTHPYGQWKDTGIRLEGDAVQSLTVTFLEMWNAVSEKATNDTDFSKYIIHYDYKAQQTGFVQPYADSPMDNEQVGEEVYISMINKAEKYCWFMTPYLIITDEMTHALCLAAKRGVDVRIITPGIPDKKFIYNVTRSFYHGLVKHGVRVYEWTPGFCHAKMSVADDCMATCGTINLDYRSLYHHFENGCFMADCQAVVEIKNDLIRTMGECRDVTDQYQTGRSAYLRLGQLFMRLFAGLL from the coding sequence ATGAAACAAGATACTTTAGAGGGCAAAGCAAAAACAAAAAATGGGGTAAAACGGCTGTGTTTTTCCATAGTCTGCATTCTTCTAGAAGTAGTTTTTATTATTACTATTGTAACACGCTTAAATGAATATGCAGAAATCATAAATCTATTTACAAGGATTTTAAGTGGAATTTTAGTTTTGGGATTGTATGCATCAGATAAGACATCCTCTATGAAAATGCCTTGGGTCATCTTAATTCTAATTTTCCCAATTATGGGTGTAGGCCTGTATTTGTTGATTGGTTTGAATGGCGGCACACATAAAATGCGTGAGCGATATGCAGAAATTGATAGCAAATTGTTACCAATGCTTTCCGATAATCAGGAGTGCTTAAACAGAATAAACGAAACGATTCCGAAGGCAGGAAATATTGCAAGTTATATACAAAGAAATTCGCAGTATCCAATCTATCAGAATACGGATATTGTGTATTTTGATGAAGCAGTGAAAGGATTAGAGGCACAGCTTAAGGATTTGGAGAAAGCACAAAAGTTTATCTTTATGGAATATCATGCGATAGAAGACGCTGAAGCATGGCATAAGATTCAAGATGTTCTGGAAGAGCGAGTAAAAGCAGGTGTGGAAGTTAGAGTATTCTACGATGATATGGGTTCTATAGGCTTTATTAACACAGATTTTGTGAAAAAAATGGAGGCAATAGGAATTCATTGCCGTGTATTCAATCCGTTTATGCCAGGTTTAAATCTGTTTTTGAACAATCGTGATCATAGAAAAATAACAGTTATTGATGGAAAAGTCGGATTTACAGGTGGATATAATCTAGCAAACGAATATTTTAATTACACACACCCGTATGGACAGTGGAAAGATACAGGTATTCGTTTAGAAGGAGATGCTGTTCAGTCGCTTACAGTGACATTTTTAGAAATGTGGAATGCTGTTAGTGAAAAAGCTACGAATGATACTGATTTTAGTAAATACATTATTCATTACGATTATAAAGCACAGCAAACAGGTTTTGTTCAGCCTTATGCAGACAGTCCTATGGATAATGAGCAGGTCGGAGAAGAAGTTTATATCAGTATGATAAATAAAGCTGAAAAATATTGTTGGTTTATGACTCCATATCTAATCATAACAGATGAAATGACGCATGCGTTATGTCTGGCTGCTAAGCGAGGGGTAGACGTAAGAATTATCACACCTGGTATCCCTGATAAAAAATTCATTTATAATGTAACTCGTTCTTTTTATCATGGATTAGTTAAACATGGTGTTCGTGTTTATGAGTGGACTCCTGGTTTCTGTCATGCAAAAATGAGTGTGGCAGATGACTGTATGGCAACTTGTGGAACAATTAATTTGGATTATCGAAGTTTATATCACCATTTTGAAAACGGCTGTTTTATGGCAGATTGTCAGGCAGTTGTGGAAATAAAAAATGATCTGATAAGAACGATGGGAGAATGTCGTGATGTGACAGACCAATATCAAACCGGACGAAGTGCATATTTGCGACTGGGACAATTATTTATGAGATTATTTGCTGGATTGCTATAA
- a CDS encoding GTP pyrophosphokinase, producing the protein MTKDEVKKLRMDSPESLQFLNNATKFYNLMMMYRCAIREIQTKLEVLDDEFSVENNRNPISFIKTRIKKPNSIYNKLQKMGYEFTTENIQTYLNDVAGVRIVCAFIDDIYMISDLITQQDDIKVIEIKDYIKNPKSNGYRSYHMIVEIPVFFAKGKTPMRVELQIRTNGMDFWATLEHQLRYKKGIEEMPGYDEISEELLHSAKAIIEADNEMQRIKDKIGMFHEI; encoded by the coding sequence ATGACAAAAGATGAAGTAAAAAAACTCAGGATGGACAGTCCGGAATCACTACAGTTTTTAAATAATGCTACAAAATTTTATAATTTAATGATGATGTATCGTTGTGCTATTCGGGAGATACAAACTAAGCTTGAGGTTTTGGATGATGAATTTTCAGTTGAGAACAATCGAAATCCTATTTCTTTTATAAAAACAAGAATTAAGAAGCCCAATAGTATTTACAATAAACTGCAGAAGATGGGATATGAATTTACAACAGAAAATATACAGACATATCTCAATGATGTAGCAGGCGTTCGAATAGTTTGTGCGTTTATTGACGATATTTATATGATATCAGATTTGATTACCCAACAGGATGATATTAAAGTTATTGAAATAAAAGATTATATAAAAAATCCAAAATCGAATGGTTATCGAAGCTATCATATGATTGTTGAAATACCAGTATTTTTTGCTAAGGGTAAAACACCTATGCGTGTAGAATTACAGATTCGAACCAATGGTATGGATTTCTGGGCAACATTGGAACATCAACTTCGCTATAAAAAAGGAATTGAAGAAATGCCTGGCTATGATGAGATAAGTGAAGAATTACTTCATTCTGCAAAAGCTATCATTGAAGCAGATAATGAAATGCAGAGAATAAAAGACAAAATTGGTATGTTCCACGAAATTTAG
- a CDS encoding FUSC family protein has protein sequence MTFYQELQLNQAGSKNLLKKSETLKEKLYHMWVYLVKIAATMAFCFFFVSIFSILFGNENSIVGVVVLLCLMVFRNADLGIHTGQSTMLLALFFVIMTVCPHLANQFSPVLGMLLNIAALAVLILFGCHNPSMFNQSTLVLGYLLLYGYDVTGKSYQMRLVGMALGAALTCFVFYRNHKNRTYKRNLKDLIQEFDITSSRTKWQICQILCVPIVLCIAELCNMPRAMWAGIAAMSVILPSMEDMHYRVRKRIVGNIAGVICFTVLYFLLPSSIYAYIGILGGIGVGFSAQYGWQAVFNTFGALAIAAETYGLQGAVSLRVSQNVFGVVFALAFCVIFYWFMPKKKESEVTVHAE, from the coding sequence ATGACATTTTATCAGGAGTTGCAGTTAAATCAGGCAGGTTCTAAAAACCTGTTGAAAAAGAGTGAAACACTAAAAGAAAAACTATATCATATGTGGGTATATCTGGTGAAGATAGCTGCTACAATGGCATTTTGTTTTTTCTTTGTTAGTATTTTCAGCATCCTATTTGGAAATGAGAACAGCATTGTAGGTGTAGTAGTCTTATTATGTCTCATGGTGTTTAGGAATGCGGATCTGGGGATCCACACCGGACAATCTACGATGCTTTTGGCTTTGTTCTTTGTAATTATGACTGTATGTCCGCATTTAGCAAATCAGTTTTCACCGGTACTTGGAATGCTGTTAAATATTGCGGCACTGGCTGTGTTGATTCTGTTCGGATGCCATAATCCATCCATGTTTAATCAATCTACATTGGTTCTTGGGTATCTGCTGCTATATGGTTATGATGTTACGGGAAAAAGCTATCAGATGCGATTAGTCGGAATGGCTTTAGGTGCAGCACTTACCTGCTTCGTATTTTATCGAAATCATAAAAACAGAACTTATAAAAGAAATCTGAAAGATCTGATACAAGAATTTGATATCACTTCTTCCAGAACAAAATGGCAGATATGTCAGATTTTATGCGTACCGATTGTCCTTTGCATTGCAGAACTTTGTAATATGCCACGTGCAATGTGGGCTGGTATTGCGGCCATGTCCGTGATTTTGCCGTCTATGGAAGATATGCACTACAGAGTCCGTAAAAGGATTGTCGGAAATATTGCAGGTGTTATATGTTTTACAGTATTATATTTTCTGCTTCCTTCGTCAATCTATGCATATATAGGAATTCTTGGTGGAATCGGTGTAGGATTTTCAGCACAATATGGCTGGCAGGCAGTATTTAACACATTTGGTGCTTTAGCCATTGCTGCAGAGACATATGGACTACAAGGAGCGGTTAGTCTTAGAGTGAGTCAAAATGTTTTTGGTGTTGTGTTTGCTTTAGCATTTTGTGTTATATTTTATTGGTTTATGCCTAAAAAAAAGGAAAGTGAGGTGACCGTACATGCAGAGTGA
- a CDS encoding cation transporting ATPase C-terminal domain-containing protein: MPFAPVHLLFINLLTDSLPAIALGLEPDRSEVMSEKPRLADESILTKDFLSKIGLEGLVIGAMTMISFLTGYNQNGTLLGSTYAFGTLCLARLFHGYNCKSDHPVIFTKGLFHNKWLQGAFVLGAVLITTVLTVPGFHNLFKVETLNLMQLGCVYLYAFASLLIIQLLKCIRMKLRKRGER, from the coding sequence GTGCCATTTGCACCAGTACATTTACTCTTCATTAATCTTTTGACGGATAGTCTTCCGGCAATTGCGTTAGGCTTAGAGCCGGATAGAAGTGAAGTGATGAGTGAAAAACCGAGATTGGCAGATGAGTCGATATTGACAAAAGATTTTCTTAGCAAAATCGGTCTGGAAGGTTTGGTAATTGGAGCAATGACAATGATCAGTTTTTTGACAGGATACAACCAGAATGGTACATTGCTTGGAAGCACGTATGCTTTTGGAACTCTTTGTCTGGCACGTTTGTTTCATGGATATAATTGCAAATCAGATCATCCGGTCATTTTTACAAAAGGTCTCTTTCATAACAAGTGGCTTCAGGGAGCATTTGTGTTAGGTGCAGTACTCATTACAACAGTACTGACGGTTCCTGGTTTCCATAACTTATTCAAAGTGGAAACGTTGAATCTGATGCAGCTTGGATGTGTATATTTATATGCTTTTGCAAGCCTTCTGATTATTCAATTACTTAAGTGTATACGTATGAAACTAAGAAAAAGAGGGGAAAGATAG
- a CDS encoding HAMP domain-containing sensor histidine kinase, producing the protein MEQKEEKGLRIRSCLTGAIWLALVFSTVISALLFAFLNHFFNLPGSIPVLGWLLIFNTLIAGLITSFINAKLLEPITRLSKAMKEVSRGDFEQHLETNSRIAEVGESYQSFNVMTKELRATEVLQMDFVSDVSHEFKTPINAIEGYTMLLQGEELSPDQEEYVEKILFNTQRLSGLVGNILLLSKLENQNIPMKKTEYRLDEQIRQAVLSLETKWTEKEIGFQVELEEVKYTANEGLFMHIWINLLDNAIKFSPSKGTITMFLKQEQDSVKFILEDEGPGIEDDVKSRIFDKFYQVDGSHKAEGNGLGLALVKRIVDSAGGTIKAENREYGGCRFVIELPKQKDEII; encoded by the coding sequence ATGGAACAAAAGGAAGAAAAAGGATTGCGGATCCGATCCTGTCTGACTGGTGCAATCTGGCTGGCACTTGTATTTTCAACAGTCATATCTGCGTTATTATTTGCTTTTTTGAATCATTTTTTTAATCTGCCGGGCAGCATACCTGTGCTTGGCTGGCTTTTGATTTTCAATACATTGATTGCAGGGCTGATCACTTCCTTTATTAATGCAAAGTTACTGGAACCAATTACAAGACTTAGTAAAGCAATGAAGGAAGTTTCTCGGGGAGATTTTGAACAGCATTTGGAAACGAATAGCCGTATAGCAGAAGTTGGAGAATCTTATCAAAGTTTTAACGTTATGACAAAAGAACTTCGTGCAACAGAGGTGCTGCAGATGGATTTTGTATCTGATGTTTCTCATGAGTTTAAGACCCCGATTAATGCCATTGAAGGATATACAATGCTGCTTCAGGGAGAAGAACTGTCTCCGGATCAAGAGGAATATGTAGAAAAAATCTTATTTAACACCCAAAGACTTTCCGGATTGGTTGGTAATATTTTGCTGTTATCCAAGTTAGAGAATCAGAATATACCAATGAAAAAAACAGAATATCGTCTGGATGAACAGATCCGCCAGGCAGTTCTTTCATTGGAAACAAAATGGACAGAAAAAGAAATTGGTTTTCAGGTAGAATTGGAGGAAGTTAAATATACTGCGAATGAAGGACTTTTTATGCATATCTGGATAAATCTTTTAGATAATGCGATTAAGTTCAGCCCTTCAAAGGGGACAATTACGATGTTTCTGAAACAAGAACAGGATTCTGTTAAGTTCATTCTGGAAGATGAAGGACCAGGAATAGAGGATGATGTAAAATCCAGAATATTTGACAAGTTCTATCAGGTAGATGGATCTCATAAAGCAGAAGGAAATGGCCTAGGTCTTGCACTTGTAAAACGGATTGTAGATAGTGCCGGAGGAACAATCAAAGCAGAAAACCGTGAATATGGTGGATGCAGATTTGTTATAGAGCTGCCAAAGCAGAAAGATGAGATTATCTAG